The Acanthopagrus latus isolate v.2019 chromosome 6, fAcaLat1.1, whole genome shotgun sequence genome includes a region encoding these proteins:
- the hrh1 gene encoding histamine H1 receptor, with protein MMDSAPAPSADPPHLSSYINSSNRSLLDGDSLMSNHTLTLHDRFHNALLGVILGLLSLLTIIMNLLVLYAVKKEKSLHTVGNLYIVSLSVADLIVGTTVMPLNLVYLLEDEWKLGRAVCQFWLIMDYVASTASIFSLFILCLDRYRSVRQPLKYLKYRTRGKASVMISGAWLLSIMWIIPILGWRSFTQVDLKPEEENKCDTDFRFVTWFKVITAVFNFYVPSILMLWFYTHIYLAVRQHLRDRERIIHPTDSFGENENVQNAQSPVKSDTKSPQKECEVPLKLSKKQRLLDQNTLDQTYSLEDADKTKTASSRSHRKIGVKCQQTSFLAITTRRLRMAQKAKRCSLSPEDKQSDTETPLSQSSVPQDVVCPEGQNENKLQASLNECHVTVPNSVSGVCDISQVSDVQRFPSVLYNNYDPGHALPWTDKGVEDAKLDPANAVTLRQTWQKFIGQSRQRIQSLRIHKEHKAAKQLGCIIAAFLLCWIPYFIVFMVMAVCKECVHHDLHMFTIWLGYMNSTLNPFIYPLCNGNFKRVFRNILNIHL; from the coding sequence ATGATGGATTCTGCTCCGGCCCCCTCAGCGGACCCTCCTCACCTCAGCAGCTACATCAATAGCAGCAACCGCAGCCTCCTCGATGGTgactcactgatgagcaatCACACCCTGACCCTCCATGACCGCTTCCACAACGCCCTGCTGGGGGTCATTCTGGGCCTCCTGTCCCTCCTGACAATCATCATGAACCTGCTCGTCCTCTACGCCgtgaagaaagagaagagcCTTCACACCGTCGGTAACCTCTACATCGTCAGCCTGTCCGTGGCAGATCTCATTGTGGGCACCACGGTCATGCCTCTGAACCTGGTGTACTTGTTAGAGGATGAATGGAAGCTCGGGCGGGCAGTCTGCCAATTCTGGCTTATTATGGACTACGTGGCAAGCACAGCCTCAATTTTCAGCCTGTTTATCCTGTGTTTGGATCGGTACCGCTCTGTCAGGCAGCCGCTCAAGTACCTGAAATATCGAACGCGGGGAAAAGCGAGCGTGATGATTTCCGGAGCCTGGCTGCTGTCCATTATGTGGATTATTCCAATTTTAGGATGGAGGTCTTTCACTCAAGTAGATCTTAAAcctgaggaggagaacaagTGTGACACAGATTTCCGATTTGTCACGTGGTTTAAGGTTATTACTGCCGTCTTCAACTTCTATGTACCCTCAATTTTGATGCTGTGGTTTTACACGCACATCTACTTGGCAGTGAGGCAACATCTCAGGGACCGGGAGAGAATCATTCATCCAACAGATTCGTTTGGGGAAAATGAGAATGTACAAAATGCCCAATCGCCCGTGAAAAGTGACACTAAATCACCCCAGAAGGAATGTGAGGTTCCACTGAAACTCTCCAAAAAGCAACGCCTGTTGGACCAGAACACTCTCGATCAGACGTATTCCCTCGAGGACGctgataaaaccaaaacagcttCATCCAGATCTCACAGAAAAATCGGTGTAAAGTGCCAGCAGACGTCATTTCTCGCCATCACAACGAGACGACTCCGAATGGCACAAAAGGCCAAAAGGTGCTCCCTGTCTCCTGAGGACAAGCAGTCGGACACTGAGACTCCCTTAAGTCAATCTTCGGTGCCACAGGATGTCGTTTGCCCAGAGGGGCAGAACGAGAACAAACTTCAGGCATCTTTGAATGAATGTCACGTCACGGTGCCAAACTCCGTGAGCGGCGTCTGTGACATCAGTCAGGTGTCAGACGTGCAGAGATTCCCCTCTGTGCTCTACAACAACTACGACCCCGGTCATGCTCTGCCTTGGACTGACAAAGGGGTTGAAGATGCCAAATTGGACCCGGCTAATGCGGTGACCCTCAGACAGACGTGGCAAAAGTTTATCGGACAGTCACGCCAGCGTATACAGAGCCTGAGGATCCATAAAGAGCACAAGGCGGCCAAGCAGTTGGGCTGCATTATTGCTGCTTTCCTGTTGTGCTGGATCCCGTACTTCATCGTTTTCATGGTCATGGCGGTCTGCAAAGAGTGCGTGCACCATGACCTTCACATGTTTACCATATGGCTTGGTTACATGAACTCCACTCTCAACCCTTTTATATACCCGCTCTGCAATGGCAACTTTAAACGAGTCTTCAGAAACATTCTGAACATTCATTTGTGA